The Parabacteroides sp. AD58 genome includes a window with the following:
- a CDS encoding hemerythrin domain-containing protein, translating to MYKKGLYKETDKMSDLICENYPMVLVMSRFGIALGFGEKSIGEVCRQNGVDAYTFLAVVNFLTGEIQGVNDILSSRLSLETLIRYLHNAHDYFLAFRLPNMRRKLNDAISGCPEDVAFVIRRFFDEYAEEVNKHMSYEEKVVFPYVRDLLAGKASEKYNISIFRKRHEQIDQKLSDLKNILIKYYPGEGGYLLNSVLFDLFTTEEDLVSHSLVEDNLFVPSILWHENNLLNR from the coding sequence ATGTACAAAAAAGGTCTTTATAAGGAAACAGATAAGATGAGCGACTTGATTTGCGAAAACTATCCGATGGTTTTGGTGATGAGCCGTTTTGGAATCGCATTGGGCTTTGGAGAAAAGAGCATAGGAGAAGTGTGTCGTCAGAATGGTGTCGATGCTTATACATTTTTAGCTGTAGTAAATTTCCTGACGGGAGAGATACAAGGAGTAAACGATATTCTCAGTAGCCGTTTGTCATTGGAAACTCTTATTCGTTATTTGCATAATGCTCATGATTACTTTCTGGCCTTCCGTTTACCCAATATGCGGCGTAAGCTGAACGATGCCATCAGTGGTTGCCCGGAAGATGTGGCATTCGTTATCCGACGCTTTTTCGATGAGTACGCAGAAGAAGTCAACAAACATATGTCATATGAGGAAAAGGTCGTTTTCCCATATGTGCGGGATTTGTTGGCTGGTAAGGCAAGTGAAAAATATAATATTTCCATTTTCCGTAAGCGTCATGAACAGATTGATCAAAAGCTTTCCGATTTGAAGAATATTCTGATCAAGTATTATCCGGGAGAAGGCGGATATTTACTAAATAGTGTCCTGTTTGATTTGTTTACAACGGAAGAAGATCTGGTTTCACACTCATTAGTGGAAGATAATCTTTTTGTTCCTTCTATTTTGTGGCATGAAAATAACCTGTTAAATCGATAA
- a CDS encoding outer membrane beta-barrel protein, producing the protein MKTGIKLLVLLMLLVSPVMAQQKGVEITGKVQEKDTQLAIEQASVRLLSVKDSSMVRGVASSTDGSFSLKNVRKGNYILNITYIGFDPLYKNISVAGTAPVRLGTFELTDGSVRLQVAVITGKAPEVVVRNDTTEYNADSYKVTEGSMLEDLLKKMPGVEVDSEGKVTVNGKEIKKIMVDGKEFFSDDPKIASKNLPAKMIDKVQVLDKKSDMAQMTGFDDGEEETVLNLTVKPGMKQGWFGNAYGGYGSKDRYEGNAMVNRFYNNDQLTFMGGLNNTNNMGFSDLASTMFSGMRGGMRGNAGTGITSSGNAGLNFSKEFNKKITLGGNTRYSHSDNDAEKKSNEQTFLPGDSISYASNHTVSNSVSDNAGFNFRLDWRPDTLTQIFFTPDFGYSKSHSSEIKNTSTRLNSDTLNTSNSDVFSDGSGYNLSGRLEFSRKLNSKGRVLSFSLSGGVNDSYTNEVNYSNTEYLQEQRNELVDQHIRYDNKSYNYRAYISWVEPLGHNNFLQATYSFSQQQQESLKNAYTPDLETGEYNVLDTAYSKNYRNSYINQRASLSFKAQREKYNYTIGFNVDPSYSRSENFIGDTVLSDLSRKVVNFSPMIRFNYRFNKQTNLRIRYDGRTTQPSMTQLQPVVDISDPLNIVTGNPDLKPKYTNSMRVDFGQFAPEKQRAIIAMLNGSYTLNDIVSKTVFDGTTGGRVTTYENVDGNYSFNGRVIVNTPLKNKKFTINTMSMASYGNTNSFINGEKNKSKTLSVMERAGIDFRSTYLDLGLNGNFRYNSTRNSLQGQNDMNTFNYGVGGNTTIYLPWNFKVESDITWSANAGYAEGFEQNEILWNASISKSFLKNNQGTLRFKIYDILQQRSNISRTVTASSISDSEYNTLNSYFMFHFIYRFSIFKGGASAKDMRGPGGPRPGRMGPPPPPRF; encoded by the coding sequence ATGAAAACAGGCATAAAACTACTAGTTCTACTGATGTTACTGGTTAGTCCGGTAATGGCGCAGCAAAAAGGTGTTGAAATAACGGGAAAGGTGCAAGAGAAAGACACTCAATTGGCCATTGAACAAGCCTCAGTACGGCTTTTGAGTGTGAAAGACAGTAGTATGGTTCGAGGTGTTGCTAGTAGCACGGATGGTTCCTTTTCATTGAAGAATGTTCGGAAAGGTAATTATATTCTGAATATTACTTATATTGGCTTTGATCCATTATATAAAAATATATCAGTGGCAGGAACAGCCCCGGTTCGTTTGGGAACCTTTGAATTGACTGATGGCAGTGTTCGTTTGCAAGTTGCCGTAATTACAGGAAAAGCTCCTGAAGTTGTGGTTCGCAATGATACTACCGAATATAATGCTGATTCTTATAAAGTAACAGAGGGCTCTATGTTAGAAGATTTGCTCAAGAAAATGCCAGGTGTAGAGGTTGACAGTGAAGGTAAAGTGACCGTTAACGGTAAGGAAATAAAGAAGATTATGGTTGATGGCAAGGAATTCTTCTCTGACGACCCGAAAATTGCTTCTAAGAATTTACCTGCTAAGATGATTGATAAGGTTCAGGTATTAGATAAGAAGAGCGATATGGCTCAGATGACCGGTTTTGATGATGGTGAAGAAGAAACCGTATTGAACCTGACCGTTAAGCCCGGAATGAAGCAAGGTTGGTTCGGAAATGCTTATGGTGGTTATGGAAGTAAAGACCGCTATGAAGGAAATGCCATGGTGAATCGTTTTTATAATAATGATCAGCTGACTTTTATGGGAGGGTTGAATAATACGAATAATATGGGCTTTTCTGATCTGGCATCTACGATGTTTTCTGGAATGCGTGGTGGAATGCGTGGAAATGCCGGAACGGGTATTACTTCTTCGGGTAATGCCGGATTAAATTTCAGTAAAGAATTTAACAAGAAGATTACATTAGGTGGTAATACGCGCTATTCTCATTCAGATAATGATGCTGAGAAGAAAAGTAATGAACAGACTTTCCTTCCGGGTGATAGTATTTCGTATGCCAGTAATCATACCGTGAGTAATAGTGTAAGTGATAATGCCGGATTTAATTTTCGCTTGGACTGGCGTCCGGATACGTTGACACAAATTTTCTTTACGCCTGATTTCGGTTACAGTAAAAGCCATTCTTCTGAAATCAAGAATACAAGTACACGTTTGAACAGCGATACCTTGAATACAAGTAATTCGGATGTATTTTCAGACGGCTCAGGTTATAATTTAAGTGGGCGGTTGGAATTTAGTCGTAAGCTGAACAGTAAGGGCCGTGTATTGAGTTTCTCTTTGTCGGGTGGGGTAAATGACTCATATACCAATGAAGTCAACTATTCAAATACGGAATATTTACAGGAACAACGGAACGAGTTAGTCGACCAGCATATTCGTTATGATAACAAGAGTTACAATTATAGGGCCTATATTTCATGGGTTGAACCATTAGGGCATAATAACTTCTTGCAAGCGACTTATAGCTTTTCTCAGCAACAGCAAGAGTCGTTGAAGAATGCTTATACTCCTGATCTCGAAACAGGAGAATATAATGTGCTTGATACGGCTTATAGTAAGAACTATCGTAACAGCTATATTAACCAGCGAGCGAGCTTGAGTTTTAAGGCACAAAGAGAGAAGTACAATTATACGATTGGCTTCAATGTGGATCCTTCTTATTCCCGGAGTGAGAACTTTATAGGTGATACGGTTTTGTCTGACTTAAGTCGGAAAGTAGTAAATTTTTCTCCAATGATCCGGTTTAATTATCGCTTTAATAAGCAGACAAATCTGCGAATCCGTTATGACGGACGGACAACGCAGCCTTCCATGACTCAATTACAACCGGTAGTAGATATTTCTGACCCATTGAATATTGTAACGGGTAATCCGGATTTGAAACCGAAATATACGAATAGCATGCGGGTTGATTTTGGTCAGTTTGCTCCAGAGAAGCAACGGGCTATTATCGCCATGTTGAACGGTAGTTATACATTGAATGATATTGTCAGTAAAACTGTTTTTGATGGAACTACGGGAGGTCGTGTTACTACCTATGAAAATGTAGATGGGAATTATAGTTTTAACGGCCGTGTCATTGTTAATACACCGTTGAAGAACAAAAAGTTTACAATCAATACGATGAGTATGGCTTCGTATGGAAATACGAATAGTTTTATCAATGGTGAAAAGAATAAGAGTAAAACATTGTCGGTTATGGAACGGGCGGGTATTGATTTCCGTTCAACGTATTTGGATTTAGGGTTGAACGGGAACTTCCGGTATAATTCTACCCGTAACTCTTTGCAGGGACAGAATGATATGAATACCTTCAACTACGGAGTAGGAGGTAATACAACAATTTATTTACCTTGGAATTTTAAAGTAGAAAGTGATATTACTTGGTCTGCTAATGCCGGTTATGCGGAAGGCTTTGAGCAGAACGAGATATTATGGAATGCCTCTATTTCCAAATCATTCTTGAAGAACAATCAGGGAACCTTACGATTCAAGATTTATGATATTCTGCAACAGCGGAGTAATATCAGTCGAACAGTAACAGCCAGCAGTATTAGCGACTCAGAATACAATACGCTGAACAGTTATTTCATGTTCCATTTCATCTATCGTTTCAGTATATTCAAAGGTGGAGCCAGTGCTAAAGATATGCGAGGTCCTGGTGGTCCGCGTCCGGGAAGAATGGGACCTCCGCCACCACCTCGATTCTAA
- a CDS encoding porin, giving the protein MRHLLLLIAACLLLPLGAFAQYEEDTENGVVSLAGKEGFSIATKKGDFVFKPYLLVQTSASVNYYDDEGLDPAYNQDNIHNTGFAIPYAVLGFTGKAFNRVTFNLSINAAGSGGNILQQAWFDYEVKESFAIRVGKFKTPFTHAYLTTLGETLMPTLPVSLTSSVILPYSLNAVTPNIGTGFDLGVEVHGLVNKKFGYEVGIFNGTGSSVNTASKTFSDDWHIPSLLYAGRLTYMPKGIMPATQGNPNRLREDKLLFGLSSSLNVESESESTNDFRAGAEFAMLKNRLYLGAEIYYMQVGFTKRQKIDETYHYLGGYVQGGYFVFDRLQATARYDFFNRNGLDTNGFLNMPAVGFNYFFRGCNLKLQAMYQFIGRAGHDRQLDRDNDDLGLAMHSGTVMLQYTF; this is encoded by the coding sequence ATGAGACATCTATTGTTACTGATTGCGGCTTGTTTATTATTGCCGCTGGGCGCTTTTGCCCAATATGAAGAAGATACAGAGAATGGCGTGGTTTCCTTGGCTGGGAAAGAAGGCTTTTCTATTGCTACTAAAAAAGGAGATTTTGTGTTTAAGCCTTATTTGCTGGTACAGACAAGTGCCAGTGTCAATTATTATGATGACGAAGGATTGGATCCTGCCTATAATCAGGATAACATCCATAATACAGGTTTTGCTATTCCTTATGCGGTATTGGGCTTTACGGGTAAGGCTTTCAACCGGGTAACATTTAACTTGTCTATCAATGCGGCCGGTAGCGGAGGAAATATTCTTCAGCAAGCCTGGTTTGACTATGAGGTAAAGGAAAGTTTTGCTATTCGTGTAGGAAAGTTCAAGACTCCTTTCACGCATGCGTATTTGACTACCTTGGGTGAAACTTTAATGCCAACATTGCCTGTTTCACTGACTTCATCGGTGATTCTACCTTATTCGTTGAATGCCGTGACTCCTAATATAGGAACAGGGTTCGACCTTGGAGTTGAGGTACACGGACTGGTGAACAAGAAGTTCGGTTACGAAGTAGGTATTTTCAACGGGACAGGCAGCTCGGTAAATACCGCTTCCAAGACTTTTAGTGACGACTGGCATATTCCGTCTTTACTCTATGCGGGCCGGCTGACGTATATGCCTAAAGGAATAATGCCCGCCACGCAAGGTAATCCCAATCGTTTACGGGAAGATAAACTTTTGTTCGGACTCTCGTCTTCCTTGAATGTGGAGAGCGAGAGCGAAAGCACCAATGATTTTCGGGCAGGTGCCGAATTTGCGATGTTGAAGAACCGTCTTTATCTGGGAGCCGAGATTTACTATATGCAGGTCGGTTTTACCAAACGGCAGAAGATTGATGAGACATATCACTATTTAGGCGGATATGTACAGGGCGGGTATTTTGTGTTTGACCGTTTACAGGCAACAGCCCGTTATGACTTCTTCAATCGCAACGGATTAGATACAAATGGATTTCTGAATATGCCGGCAGTAGGATTTAATTATTTCTTCCGGGGATGTAATCTGAAATTACAGGCCATGTATCAGTTTATCGGTCGTGCCGGACATGACAGGCAACTTGACCGCGATAATGATGATTTGGGATTAGCCATGCATTCCGGAACGGTTATGCTTCAATATACATTCTAA
- a CDS encoding porin yields the protein MKFRNILFAFSLVVTTLSLQAQEKPAKSFSSFIDSLANVDEPSEDILNKIRNMPNIEVGKGISFEPADKRYKMTMRFRMQNMASVSLNDDFSYSEAEARVKRLRLRFDGYIFSPKLLYSIQLGFTPYDSKDLPNGNVNIVRDAMVYYMPTHDFSIGFGQTKIKANRARVNSSSALQFVDRSIVNSEFNLDRDFGFFAEYYKPVVGDFNIALKGSITLGEGRNWSTSNQGGLAYTGRVELYPFGRFKSLGDIAEGDFEREERVKVLLAGAYSFNNKTNRLQGQNGEYILNNELRDLNSYFVDFILKYNGFAFYTDFMGRQCNEPLFTSDPETCIYTGNGLNVQASYLFPKNWEIAVRNSTLFPEEKVQKIVGYENYNQTTLAVTRYLIGHSLKIQADASYNHQLNPVDPTYSRWQFRFQVELGL from the coding sequence ATGAAATTCAGAAATATTCTATTTGCATTCAGTTTGGTGGTTACTACGTTGAGCCTGCAGGCTCAGGAAAAGCCCGCCAAGTCATTCTCTTCATTTATTGATTCACTGGCAAATGTTGATGAACCGTCCGAAGATATCTTGAATAAGATCCGGAATATGCCGAATATTGAAGTCGGTAAAGGTATTTCTTTTGAGCCGGCAGATAAACGGTATAAGATGACGATGCGTTTCCGCATGCAGAACATGGCATCCGTATCGTTGAATGATGATTTTTCATACTCAGAGGCTGAAGCTCGGGTAAAACGCTTGCGTTTGCGTTTTGACGGATACATATTTTCTCCCAAATTGCTGTATTCTATACAACTTGGATTTACTCCGTATGATTCGAAAGACTTACCGAATGGCAATGTGAATATTGTTCGAGATGCTATGGTCTATTATATGCCAACTCACGATTTTAGTATTGGTTTCGGACAGACAAAGATAAAGGCAAATCGTGCCCGCGTTAATTCGTCGAGTGCACTTCAATTTGTAGATCGCAGTATCGTCAATTCCGAATTTAATTTGGACCGCGACTTTGGTTTCTTTGCTGAATATTATAAACCTGTAGTAGGTGATTTTAATATTGCATTGAAAGGTTCAATCACCTTGGGAGAAGGTCGTAACTGGAGTACAAGCAACCAAGGAGGATTAGCATATACGGGCCGTGTCGAACTATATCCTTTCGGCCGTTTTAAGTCTTTGGGTGATATAGCGGAAGGAGATTTTGAGCGTGAAGAACGAGTAAAGGTTTTGTTGGCTGGAGCTTATTCGTTTAATAATAAGACAAATCGTCTGCAAGGACAGAATGGCGAGTATATTCTTAATAATGAATTGCGTGATCTGAACAGTTACTTTGTGGATTTTATCTTGAAATATAATGGCTTTGCTTTTTATACGGATTTTATGGGACGGCAGTGTAATGAACCACTTTTTACGTCGGATCCGGAAACCTGTATTTATACAGGTAATGGATTGAATGTCCAAGCCAGTTACTTATTCCCAAAGAACTGGGAAATAGCTGTCCGTAATTCTACCCTTTTCCCGGAAGAGAAGGTTCAGAAGATTGTTGGCTATGAGAACTATAATCAGACAACACTGGCGGTTACCCGATATTTAATAGGTCATAGCTTAAAAATTCAGGCTGATGCTTCCTATAATCATCAACTGAATCCGGTAGATCCGACTTATAGTCGTTGGCAATTCCGATTCCAAGTGGAATTGGGTCTGTAA
- a CDS encoding response regulator transcription factor, whose amino-acid sequence MKANLKIAIVEPSVMVRMGLSALLRKLPGMQLSVVEILDIESLLDSLRIHKPDVLIACPQLLLHHSFHHLREESSHAEMKILALLTALCPTHLLRMFDDQISLYDTAEQIREKLERLVKTQEDDSEESGDEQQSLSAREKEIVICVVKGMTNREIADKLFLSTHTVITHRRNIARKLQIHSPSGLTIYAIVNKLVELKDIKQ is encoded by the coding sequence ATGAAAGCGAATTTGAAGATTGCGATAGTTGAACCATCGGTTATGGTGCGAATGGGATTAAGTGCACTTCTGCGGAAATTACCCGGAATGCAACTGTCGGTAGTCGAAATCCTGGATATTGAATCGTTGCTGGATTCGCTTCGTATTCATAAACCAGATGTTTTAATTGCTTGTCCACAATTATTATTGCATCATTCTTTTCATCATCTGCGAGAAGAATCCTCTCATGCCGAGATGAAAATACTGGCTTTATTGACGGCTCTCTGTCCGACACATCTTTTACGCATGTTCGATGATCAAATCAGCCTTTATGATACAGCAGAGCAAATTCGGGAAAAGCTGGAGCGTTTGGTTAAGACACAAGAAGATGATAGTGAAGAATCGGGCGATGAACAACAGAGCTTGAGCGCTCGGGAAAAGGAAATTGTTATCTGCGTTGTGAAAGGAATGACCAATCGGGAGATTGCCGACAAATTATTCTTGTCTACACATACGGTAATTACTCACCGGAGAAACATCGCTCGTAAACTGCAAATACATAGTCCAAGTGGTTTGACAATTTACGCAATTGTCAATAAATTAGTGGAATTGAAAGATATAAAACAATAG
- a CDS encoding di-heme oxidoredictase family protein: protein MEMKRLYQFTVSLSLLLSCMACEKDEKMDMDKVNVPNGYALSAGTSTIFLNSSVAYDTEADWVTGANASRFNNGDGLYDDVRTSSNTDGGGLGPVYAGYSCGSCHRNAGRTKPTLWENGGSGNYGFSSMLVYITRRNGSFFRDYGRVLHDQAIYGVKPEGKLSVKYEYETFSFPDGETYELCKPVYHISEWYKDSIAPEDLFCSVRIPLRHVGLGPMMAIDRNEIIALAAKSNYPEYGISGRVNYITEKGITGVGLSGNKAQHLDLTVELGFSSDMGVTNSRYPEEICEGQAQISQGSMMGLSYDQLDISTKDMEDVDLYMQSLGVPARRNVNDPQVILGEEKFYEAKCHLCHVPTLHTRPEGSVLLNGTRLPWLGGQTIHPYSDYLLHDMGSEIMGVGLNDNYTSGMAQGNEWRTTPLWGIGLQEKVNGHTYFLHDGRARNLVEAIMWHGGEGEASKNLFKQMTKEERDAVIAFLNSL from the coding sequence ATGGAGATGAAACGATTGTATCAGTTTACAGTTTCGTTGTCGCTTTTGCTTTCGTGTATGGCTTGCGAAAAAGATGAAAAGATGGATATGGATAAAGTAAATGTCCCAAACGGTTATGCTCTTTCGGCAGGGACTTCAACCATCTTTCTCAATTCGTCTGTTGCTTATGATACGGAAGCCGATTGGGTGACAGGGGCAAATGCCAGTCGTTTTAACAATGGTGACGGATTATATGATGATGTTCGCACCAGTAGTAATACAGACGGAGGTGGTCTTGGCCCTGTTTATGCCGGATATTCCTGCGGAAGTTGCCATCGGAATGCCGGACGGACCAAACCGACACTGTGGGAAAACGGCGGGTCGGGGAATTATGGCTTCTCATCGATGTTAGTATATATCACACGTCGCAATGGCTCTTTTTTCCGGGATTACGGGCGGGTACTTCATGACCAGGCAATTTATGGTGTAAAACCGGAAGGCAAGCTTTCAGTGAAGTATGAATATGAGACATTCTCATTCCCGGATGGAGAAACGTATGAGCTATGCAAACCCGTCTATCATATTAGTGAATGGTATAAAGACAGCATTGCTCCAGAAGACTTGTTCTGTTCGGTTCGTATTCCGCTACGTCATGTCGGACTGGGTCCGATGATGGCCATTGACAGAAATGAGATCATCGCTTTGGCTGCCAAGAGCAATTATCCGGAATATGGGATTAGCGGACGGGTAAATTATATCACGGAGAAAGGCATTACGGGTGTTGGGCTTTCGGGTAATAAGGCACAACACCTCGACTTGACGGTCGAACTGGGTTTCTCGAGCGATATGGGAGTCACGAATAGCCGTTATCCGGAAGAAATCTGCGAAGGACAGGCACAAATCAGCCAGGGAAGCATGATGGGACTTTCGTATGACCAGCTCGACATCTCAACGAAGGATATGGAAGATGTAGACCTGTATATGCAAAGTTTAGGCGTTCCGGCTCGTCGGAATGTGAACGATCCGCAGGTGATCTTGGGCGAAGAGAAGTTCTATGAGGCGAAATGTCATCTTTGCCACGTGCCGACCTTGCATACACGGCCGGAAGGTTCAGTCTTATTGAACGGAACGCGCTTACCTTGGTTAGGCGGACAGACTATTCATCCGTATTCGGATTATTTACTGCACGATATGGGATCAGAAATCATGGGTGTCGGACTGAATGATAATTATACCAGCGGAATGGCGCAGGGAAATGAATGGCGTACAACTCCTTTGTGGGGAATCGGGTTACAAGAAAAAGTGAATGGTCATACGTATTTCCTGCATGATGGCCGTGCCCGTAATTTAGTTGAGGCAATCATGTGGCACGGAGGAGAAGGAGAAGCCTCAAAAAACCTGTTCAAGCAAATGACGAAGGAAGAACGTGATGCCGTCATTGCTTTCTTGAATTCTTTATAA
- a CDS encoding Rid family hydrolase, producing MEWKRVTYLEGAVEAQISTFTGKGGTTEHHVMLSVINDNLSFAEQFQSLQQAYACCLENELQDGAVAVFRRYFLSDAANQADWVMAWECEQTQCALSILQQAPLNGTKVAFWTWLVTNTSVETDMNGMVLARRGIYTHMWTAGAYNKASTSEYQTRLLLNDYVMQLMTRGCILAKDCIRTWFFVQNVDVNYAGVVKARKEVFLTQNLTEETHYIASTGIEGRSGDPSVLVTMDTYAIQGLLPDQIQFLYAPSHLNPTYEYGVTFERGTAVSFGDRKQIFLSGTASIDNRGEIVAPGDIISQAKRMMENIQVLLTEAGATWKDTMQAIVYLRDPADYRVISDFFSSEYPDWPYLLVHAPVCRPGWLCETECIAVVPASNEKYSPF from the coding sequence ATGGAATGGAAAAGAGTAACATATTTGGAGGGTGCCGTTGAGGCACAAATCTCTACTTTTACAGGGAAAGGCGGAACGACAGAGCATCATGTTATGTTGTCAGTTATCAATGACAATCTCTCTTTTGCCGAGCAGTTTCAATCTCTTCAGCAAGCTTATGCTTGTTGCCTTGAAAATGAACTGCAAGATGGTGCTGTAGCCGTCTTTCGCCGGTATTTCTTAAGCGATGCCGCCAATCAGGCAGATTGGGTAATGGCATGGGAATGTGAACAGACGCAATGTGCGTTATCAATACTGCAACAAGCGCCTCTAAATGGAACGAAAGTGGCATTCTGGACTTGGCTGGTGACTAATACTTCTGTTGAGACGGATATGAATGGAATGGTATTGGCTCGACGAGGAATTTATACCCATATGTGGACTGCAGGAGCGTACAATAAAGCTTCAACCTCCGAATATCAGACCCGGCTTTTGCTTAATGACTATGTGATGCAACTGATGACTCGGGGTTGTATCTTGGCTAAAGACTGTATTCGTACTTGGTTCTTTGTGCAGAATGTGGATGTAAATTACGCAGGAGTGGTAAAGGCGCGGAAAGAAGTGTTTCTAACACAGAACCTGACGGAAGAAACACACTATATTGCAAGTACGGGAATAGAAGGACGTTCTGGTGATCCTTCTGTTTTGGTGACCATGGATACCTATGCAATCCAAGGTCTTTTGCCCGATCAAATTCAATTTCTTTATGCTCCGTCGCATCTGAATCCGACATATGAATATGGTGTGACTTTTGAGCGAGGAACAGCCGTGAGTTTCGGAGACCGAAAGCAGATATTTCTTTCGGGTACTGCGAGTATTGATAATCGGGGAGAAATTGTTGCTCCCGGAGATATCATAAGTCAGGCAAAACGTATGATGGAGAATATACAGGTCTTATTGACAGAAGCGGGTGCGACATGGAAGGATACTATGCAGGCAATCGTTTATTTGCGTGATCCGGCAGACTACCGGGTGATATCTGATTTCTTTTCTTCTGAATATCCAGATTGGCCTTATCTGCTTGTTCATGCGCCGGTCTGCCGGCCTGGTTGGCTATGTGAGACAGAGTGTATCGCTGTTGTGCCGGCTTCGAACGAAAAATATTCTCCGTTTTAG
- the cls gene encoding cardiolipin synthase has translation MGDASFWEILVSTIFILLYTITIIGLIVVIIAENRNPLKTIPWVIVLLLAPGVGLLFYFFFGQDNRKQRIISRKTYKRIIKQPRTGKIPHDVCSVPDHYKGLTKLLNRSRTSPLLYGSAIRVFTNGKDKFQALFDDIRRAKQHVHIQYYIFNDDEIGTQLKELLIQKVHEGVEVRVLYDDVGSWKAKNRFFREMEKEGIEVYAFLKVVFPVLTSKVNYRNHRKVVVIDGKIGYMGGMNVADRYVKGVSWGVWRDLHFRIEGKGVQCLQTAFLLDWYVASKQLIMDKRYFPKAEVFSNNIMQVITSGPVGPWRVLTQAEIYLITNARKYVYIQTPYFLPTEGLSQALQVAARSGVDVRIMIPQRSDTRMAHLATRSFLAEMIRAGIKIFFYQAGFLHSKLIVSDDDVACIGSANMDFRSLEHNFEINAFVYQRDFAIGMRKIFMHDIEQCMLITPSIWLKRPLSKRFSESFMRLFSPLL, from the coding sequence ATGGGCGACGCTTCTTTTTGGGAAATATTAGTTAGTACGATTTTTATTCTGTTGTATACGATTACGATTATTGGTTTGATTGTAGTCATTATAGCAGAGAATAGAAATCCGTTGAAGACAATTCCGTGGGTAATTGTCTTGTTGTTGGCTCCTGGCGTCGGTTTGTTGTTTTATTTCTTTTTCGGGCAGGATAATCGAAAGCAGCGGATTATCTCACGGAAGACTTATAAGCGGATTATCAAGCAACCGCGGACCGGCAAGATTCCGCATGATGTTTGTTCGGTTCCTGATCATTATAAAGGATTAACCAAGCTTTTAAACCGTTCCCGTACTTCTCCTTTGTTATATGGCAGTGCTATCCGGGTGTTTACCAATGGGAAAGATAAGTTCCAAGCATTGTTTGATGATATCCGCCGGGCAAAACAGCATGTCCATATTCAATACTATATCTTTAATGATGATGAAATCGGTACTCAGTTGAAAGAACTGTTGATTCAAAAGGTACATGAAGGCGTTGAAGTCCGTGTGCTTTATGATGATGTGGGAAGCTGGAAAGCCAAGAACCGCTTCTTTCGTGAGATGGAGAAGGAAGGTATTGAGGTATATGCTTTTTTGAAGGTGGTCTTCCCGGTATTGACAAGTAAGGTTAATTACCGAAATCACCGTAAAGTTGTGGTGATCGACGGTAAGATTGGATATATGGGTGGTATGAACGTGGCCGATCGTTATGTGAAAGGTGTCTCGTGGGGTGTCTGGCGTGATTTGCATTTCCGGATCGAAGGAAAAGGTGTACAATGTTTGCAGACAGCTTTTCTTTTGGACTGGTATGTAGCCAGCAAACAGCTTATTATGGACAAGCGTTATTTCCCGAAAGCGGAAGTATTTAGTAACAATATCATGCAGGTTATAACGAGCGGTCCTGTCGGCCCATGGCGAGTATTGACTCAGGCCGAAATCTATTTGATAACGAATGCACGTAAGTACGTATATATTCAAACTCCGTATTTCCTGCCTACTGAAGGATTAAGTCAGGCTTTACAGGTAGCTGCGCGGAGTGGCGTTGATGTACGGATTATGATTCCGCAACGCTCTGATACCCGTATGGCACATTTGGCCACTCGTTCTTTCCTGGCTGAAATGATCCGTGCCGGTATCAAGATCTTCTTTTATCAGGCCGGATTTCTCCATTCCAAATTAATAGTCAGTGATGATGATGTGGCTTGTATCGGTTCGGCTAATATGGATTTTCGAAGTCTGGAGCACAACTTTGAAATAAATGCCTTTGTTTATCAGCGAGACTTTGCGATAGGGATGCGGAAAATATTCATGCACGATATTGAGCAATGCATGCTTATTACTCCTTCTATCTGGTTGAAGCGGCCGTTGAGCAAACGCTTTTCCGAATCTTTTATGCGGCTTTTCTCTCCTTTATTGTAA